A region of the Pseudobacteroides sp. genome:
TGGGCTTAAGCCCTAGCTAATAGTGGAACAGGTAGATTTACCAATGTAGATGCAATTAAAAAGTTTTTTTCATAAATTTTGGTAAAACAGATTTTTCATATTAACCAGCATGAAACTAGCCCCTAATGGCATGTTTTACGCAATTGATAAAAATTATGCGAGCTCAAGGAACTGCCCTGGACAAGGCGAAGGTTAATTTCGATATTAAGGTAATAAATATCAAATTATGCCATTGTTTTGATGAGGTTAAAAATTGTGACTTCGAGGTGTACACTTTTTAGCGGTGTCAATATTTCAAAAATAGCCGCTAAATTGTATCAAAATTATAGTTATTAGACAAAAGTAGCCATACTCATTTAATTGTGAGTGGTGGCTACTTTCATTTTCACCCCAAAAATTAAGTAGGCTAAGGATTACTTGGAATAAAATATAACTAAAAAATAGCAAAAACCCCTTCTTACTGATTAAAAAAGGGCTTTAAGCTAAATCTTTATTTCAATCCTGCTGCAATCTTAATGTTTTCCTGATGTTTAACATCTACTTCACCGTCATTATGCCTTGTGCTGTTTGCAAAATGAATATCAAAAACCCCGTCTATACCGTTGCCCTTTACCCAATCCAGGTTGTAGCCTGGTGGGTAGTCATCACTTCTCCAGGTGGTATACACACCGCCAGCTACCTTATCATTTCCTGCATGGGGCATACTGGACGCACTTGCAGCGATTTTTCTTCCGTTAATTTTGACGATAACAGGACGCCTTGTCCAACTAAAACTACCACCCCAAATTTCTTTCATTTTTTGAGTATCGGAAAGTGTGAGTGTTTCAACGTCTGCGTGGTTGGAACCTGTTGTTCGCTTTGCAAAGAAGGACTTTCCGGTATAAAAATCAACGATTTCAATAACGCCCTGGGTAGGTACGACATATTGTGCTTCTGTCCACCAGTCCAGATATTCTCCGTACTTTTCGCCAGGGGTTGATTTTACAGGAACGTTATGGACGGGTATTTTTAATATATCCCCGATGTTTAGCCTTGTTGACTCGCTCATGTTATTGGCAGTCAGAACTTCGGACATAGGTATACCGAATTTATCCGCAACATTCCAGAAATTATCTCCTGCTTTTATTGTATAGCTTGTGTATGTTATATAGGGCTTGGTTGGTGTGGGGCTGGGTGAAGGTGTCGGCTGTGGGGATGGTGTAGAGGACTGTGGAATCTGTAGCTTTTGGCCTATATAAAGTACAGTATTTTCATTTGCACCATTTAGCTTCATAAGCTCGGTTATGCTCATGTTATATTTTTGGCTTAAGATATAGAAGGTATCTCCGGCCTGGACAGTATGTATTACTGTCTGTGAGGTTTGTGCAGTAGACGGGATGATGACCTTATCTCCGATATTCAGCATTGACTTTTCGGTAGCGTTATTGGCAGAAAGCAGCTTATAAAAATCCACCCCATACTTTTTACTGATAGCCCAGTATGTTTCTCCTGATGCTACGGTATGGATGGTTTGATTATTCAATGGTATTGTAATGGTTTTACCGGGATATAAGACTGTGCCTGCCGTGGCGTTATTTGCTTTCATAATGCTTTCCATAGATATTCCGTATCTTTGGCTGATTAAAAAGAATGTATCTCCTGACTGTATTTTATAGCTGATGTCCTGGGCATACGCAAGGCTTGCACTTCCAGCAAGTACACCTATACTCAAAACACTTGATATTAGGAATTTCTTAAAAGGCATTATTCATTTCCTCCTTAACAAAATAGTTTACATAATTTATTTCGACGCCAGCTACGAAAATCTTCTATGTAAGTTTTGGTAAGTACAAACTTAACTATGATAAATGGAAAAGGATTGCAGGTCGCATGCCATAGATGATTGATGAGAGGCCTTTAATTTGTACTTGATGAATGAGTGGGTCAGTGCCAGAATGCATATGTGGTAATAATGCCCTATGTTTGGTATTGATGTTACATAGTATGTATGTTTTGTAAATGATGTGAACAGTAAAGCATACCTTTTGTAACATATATAACTTTGATTCAGTATACTGATATAAACCAATTACTACAGGAGGGGTTACTATGGTCATTACTCCTGATGTTCCTGATTTGCCATATACATTACATAATGGAGTTAAGTATTTTGAACTTGTTGCCGAACCTGTTAAAAGTGAAATGCTTTCAGGTTTATTCATTAATGCATGGGGATACAATGGAAGCATGCCGGGTCCTACAATACAGGTATATCCTGGAGATTACGTAAATATACGTGTAATAAACAAGCTGCCGGAGCCAACCAGCATTCATTGGCACGGACTAGATGTGCCGAATGTTATGGATGGTGTTCCAGACGTCGAGCCTTCGCCTAAGATAGATCCCGGAAAGTATTTTGACTATCATTTCAGAATAACCAATCCGCCAGGTACACACATGTACCATACACATTTTTACTCGGTGAAACAGGAAATGATGGGTCTGGGAGGAGCATTCATTATACTGGAGCCAAACCCACAGAATCAATATGTTCACAGAGACTATTTTATTATGCTGCAGGAATTCCATGTAAATGGGCTAAAAATGGGTGAAGTAAAACCAGGAGTGTATGATATTGATCCGATGAATAACGATTTTAATTTCTTTACTATGAATGGACGATGTTTTCCATTTACAACTCTGCTTACGACAAAAATAGGTGAAAATGTAAGGGTAAGACTTGGGAATATTGGCCATGATGCACATCCAATACATATTCACGGACATCAATTCATTGTTTCGGCAAGTGATGGTAACAGTATTCCTATTGAGAACCGCATTGTGAAGAATACAATAAATGTTGCATCGGGAGAAACTTACGATGTTGAATTCTATGCAAATAACCCTGGTATATGGCCTTTTCATTGCCACATACCTCACCATATGTCAAATAATATGCAAAAGCCTATGGGTGGAATGTTTACAGCAATTAAGTATGTTTGATAGTCAATTTCTCCTACCCTATAAGTCAGACTGCGGACATAACTGCATTTAAAGCAACAACTGTTCCTGTCGGTGAAGACCAACTTCCAATGATAGAACAAACAAAGGAGATTGTGAGAAAATTCAATTCAGTATATATCTTAGTCCTTGTAGAACCTGAAGCATTGCTGCCGGAGAATAAAGCTTGCCTTAGACTGCCGGGAATTGGTAAATAAAATGCAATTATGAATATTAATAGATGAAAAGAGAGAACAAGAAATGAACTGAGGCTCTACTATTTAATGCTAAAATGACAGCCTCATATTAAACCAAGTAGCTCCGCCATGTGATGATTCTGACTTGCCTTCGCTCACAAAGCCAAACTTCTCATAATAATGCACCAGTCCTTCTTTACAAGTCAGTACCAATCCCTTTCTTCCTTGAGATCGAACTTCTTCAATCACATGCTTCATCAATCTCTCCATACAGCCTTGTCTGCGATAATTAGGAACCGTCTCAGCTCCAAAGATCATCTGCCATGCACCATTCTCATCATGCATTGATGCATCTTCAAACATCGCATCCTGTAATATTTCCAGATCTGTAGCCATCCCATTGACAATACTGACGATTTGTCCCTTATCTTCTAAGAGCCAGAAGTGATTCGGAAATATTTCAAGCCTCTTGCGAAAGGATTCTTTTGTTGCTGCTTCTGCTTGTGGGAAGCAGATGGCTTCTACTTTGGTAATTGCATTCAAGTCTTCCATGGTTGCTAATCTTATCCTCATCTCACACCTCGTCTCTTGTTTCATTCGTTTTCTAGTATTAGATAATTCGATCCATTTGTCAATACCATTCAAAGCAATATTATTTTATGAAGGGAAACAATCATTGCTTTTCAATACATTATAATATATTATTTTAAAACATTATATCAGTAATATATTTATGCTTTCTGTAAAATAATTATTGAATATTTTATATCTTAGTCATAAAATATTATTAGTAGCATGGTATTATAGTAGAAAAATACTATTATTAAGTAAAGTTTCATATTAATTGCAAGCCAATTTTGCAGGATTGAGATTGTTTTGAAATTCGTGCAATTATGCAAATAAAGCTTACAAGGTCCAATTAAGAACTTTTCTTTCAAAATACCCTGTAAAAAGGGTATTTTGTATTTTGTGGTTGGTTCCTAAACCGCACTATCCTATAATGCCTGTCTGAAAAATTATTATAAAACAGGGGTGTGATTAATGTATGGCGGAAGTTAAATTTTTTTATGGAGACAAAGTGCCTTTGGAAATGCATAAGGTAAGGATAGTGCAAAAGTTAAACCTTGTCCCAATTGAACGTCGACTTGAAGCTATTAGCGAGGCAGGGAACAACACGTTTTTATTAAAAAACTGTGACATTTTTTTGGACATGCTCACTGATAGCGGGGTAAATGCAATGAGTGACAAGCAGCTTGCAGCTATGATGGAATCTGACGATAGTTATGCGGGTTCTGCAACCTTTACAAAGCTCGAAGATAGAATAAAAGAAATTTTCGGGATGGAATATTTTTTGCCGGCCCACCAAGGAAGAGCATGTGAAAACATTCTTTCTAAGGCATATGTGAAGCCAGGAGACATTATCCCTATGAATTATCACTTTACAACAACTAAAGCCCATATAACATTAAATGGCGGTTCAGTTGAAGAGATAATCATTGATGAAGGGTTAAATACTACCAGTACATACCCATTTAAAGGTAATATGGACATTGCAAAGCTAAGAGGGCTTATTTCTAAGTATGGTGCTGAAAAAATTGCTTTTGTTCGTATGGAAACAGGCACTAATCTAGTTGGCGGTCAACCACACTCACTTGAGAATATGCAAGAAATTCGAAAAGTGTGTGATGAATTTGGTCTTATGCTTGTATTGGATGCAAGCCTTCTGGCAGATAACCTTTATTTCATCAAGTCCCGTGAAGAAAAGTGCAAGGATATGAGCATCCGGGATATTACCCGTGCTATAGCAGACCTTTCGGATATCATTTACTTTTCTGCACGAAAACTTGGATGTGCTCGCGGCGGCGGCATTTGTACCAGAAACAGGGATATATATATGAAGCTCCGAGAGCTCATAACACTTTACGAAGGCTTTCTAACATATGGCGGAATGTCTGTGCGCGAGATAGAAGCAATCGCCGTCGGACTTGATGAAACTATGGATGAGAATATGATCAGCCAGGGACCTCAATTTATTGCTTACATGTGTGAAAAGCTGAAGGAAAGCGGTGTTCCTGTTGTCACACCTCCAGGCGGCTTGGGTTGTCATCTCAATGCCAGCGAGTTTGTTGACCATATTCCGCAAAGCCAGTATCCAGCAGGTGCACTTGCATCAGCATTATACATTGTAAGCGGTATACGTGGCATGGAAAGAGGAACCATATCTGAACAAAGGGATGAAAACGGAAATGAGCATTTTGCCAATATGGAACTGCTGCGTTTGGCAATGCCCAGACGTGTATTTACCCTTTCACAGGTAAATTATGCTGTAGACCGTATTAAATGGCTTTATGAAAACCGTAAGTTAATCGGGGGAATATCTTTTGTAGAGGAGCCTAAGGTGTTGCGTTTCTTCTTCGGTAAATTAACTGCTGTTTCAGATTGGCAGGCTAAACTTGTTGCAAAGTTCAGAGATGATTTTGGTGATAGTCTATAAGGCAGAAATGCTTAAATATATTTTGTTCAAATATAAGATCAGAAAAATAGTGCCAGATAAATTGGTACTATTTTTCTGTAATAATTTCGAAGCTCTAATAAATTGGGTGCTATTGCCAATAATTTATACTTTAGGAGGAGATCATGCCAGTTCAAGGAAGTGTAGTAAATGCAGTTGTAATAATAGGTGGTGCTTTGCTAGGGATGCTTATAAAAGGCAAATTATCCGAAAGATTTAAGTCAATTATCATGCAGGCATTAGGGTTGTCTGTTATTATAATAGGACTATCGGGCACTCTTTCTGCGGTTTTTAGGGTTGCATCCGATGGTAAACTTGAGAGTAAGGATATAATGGTCATGATAATTTGTCTTGTTGTGGGTTCCATAATAGGAGAGGCGATAGGTATTGAACAGAGATTAAACAGGTTTGCGGAGTTTATCCAAAAGAAGCTTCCGGGTTCGGGAGGCAATTTTTCTGAAGGTTTTGTAACTACAACCCTCTTGTTTTGTGTAGGTGCAATGGCAATTGTAGGATCTCTGGAGGAAGGCCTTAATGGAAATACCAATACAATTTATGCTAAGTCAATACTGGATTGTATAAGTGCTTTTATTTTTAGTGCAACAATGGGAGTAGGTGTTCTTTTCTCAGCGATACCGGTACTTCTTTACCAGGGTTCAATTACGCTTCTTGCAGGATATTTAAAACCCCTTTTGACCCCCGAGGTAATAAATCAGATGTCCCTAGTCGGAAATATTCTTATTTTAGGCATTGGTTTAAATATTTTGGAGATACGCAGCATCAAGGTGGCTAACATGCTTCCGGCGGTATTTTTACCTATTGCTTATTATTTGATCAGAATGTTGTTACATATCTGAGTTAGGAGTAATAAAGGGACAGATTACAGATCATTACCGTTAAAATTCAGGTTATAAATAATAATTAAAAAGCTAACTAAATGATGGCTTTTATTTGTTTTTTCAAATAAAAAGATTTATTATAATACAGTAATACTGGATTGGATGATAAAATTTGAAAGTGAGGTGCTGACGGGGCAATCCATAGAGCTGCCGGACCACTAGCTGAGTGCCAAACGCTTAGCGGTTGTGAGGTCGGACAAGCAAAGATAACAAAAGGATATAAGTTGCCTGCAAAATATATTATACATGCTGTAGGTCCTGTCCGGCATGGCGGAAATGACGATGAGGAGAGGCTGCTTGCCGATTGCCATAAAAATTAACTTTCATTAGCAAAAGAATATAATTTGGAGAGCATTGCTTTTCCGCTGGTATCATAATGCAGACAGTGAAGGTACTTTGTTAAATTATAAAGTGATCAAGATAAGTGCTGTTTGATATGAAATTAAGTTTTCCATTGAAATTATTAATCATAATAGTATAATGTACATAGTTAATTCCTTATTATATATATTTAATGAAAGCAGGGGTAATTTGGTTTACGAATTCTTAAAAGACTTCCACAGACGAGCTGAGATTGTTGCCATAGTGGATTTTATCACAACGAGGGTATCAAGAAAAATCAAATTCAGAAACTATGAGTTTGACGGTTCGGAAGCAATAAATCTGGTAATGCTGGTTTTATGCTTCATTATGGAGAAGTCGTTGGTTGAGGAAGTTTGTTCTAAAAATGAAGTGGCAGGTTATATAAGAAGGCTGGACATAGACTTTTTAAAGAAAAACATTCCTGATGAGGAATATTTAAATATAGCAGACTATCTTATCAAGGATTGCCTGCAAAATAGCGGCATACCTCACTATTTTACCACATATGATTTCCAGAAGAATAAAGAAGAAAAAATAAATGTAAAGCTGATTGATGATAAAAGGGTTATGGTTGGGAATGAAGTAGTTTACTCATATTATATGACACCTCAGGGATACAAGTTTATGTTCAATACATTGGAAATTGAAGATGCAATGAAGGTTTCCATTGAGCAGTTCAAGCTTGGTCTTTCCATTAAAAAAAGGAACTTCAACGGTGCCAGAAATAATGTAGATAGCTTATTTAATATCAGTAAGACCCAGATACAGAGAATAAACTATTTTATAAAAAGAGTTAAGGAAGATATAGGAAATGCTGGGATTGATGAGTATGAAAGTATTTATAACAGCACTTTTTCTGCTATAAACGAGCAGAAAGAAGGATATGACAACCTTTATGAGTTGATTGGCAAGGTTGAGGCCTCTATTTTGGAGAGCAACTCATTTGCCATTAACAGGGATGCAGTTGACAAGGAAATTGAAAATATAGCTTATATTAAGAGTAAGCTCAAATATATGATTGGTGAGCAGTCCAACCTCCTGTTAAAACAGCAGGAGCTGCAAAAAATATACAATGAGGCAGTTGATAATATACTGTTTATCGGCTTTGAAAACAGGCTTGATTTTGAGGAGCATGTTGTTAAGAAGTTTGAAGAAAACCCTGAGCTGGCATTACCGATAGTTAAAATTTTAAGGCCTCTTTTTAAACCCGGTTTGGATAAGATTTTCAACATTAAAAAAGCACTTAAGGAGCAGAGAATTTCAGCATTGGACGAAAACTATGAAACCAGCTCATATCTTATGACGGATCGGCAGTTTAACAGGTTCGAAAGTGAAAATGAGATCAAGATACGTAAAATAAATGAGATGTATGTGGATATATTTGAGATTATATGCAAAAATGCCATGTTGAGTAAGGATAATGAGATATCACTTTCCCACCTTGTTAAAGAGCTTCACGAGGATTATGCCAAGTTTGTCCCTGATCTTAAAATTCTGACCAATGTGCTTTTGCAGCTTACAAGTATTAAGGAAATAGACTTTACCACAATAATGAAGCAGAAGGAAAAGACTGTTTTCAATCCATCCGAGGCATTTGATATAAAATATTGCGTTCTTGAGCTGATAAGTAGAAATACGGTATATAACACCATAAAAAACTTCAAAATACTCCTTTCTAGGAAAGAGTCGGTTTTCGTGCCTCAAAAGCTTCCAGCTTTGAGAGATGAAGGATTATTTTCGGAAGAAAGTGTAACAGGGCTTAATTGTCCTGATTTATTGTTTAAGGTTGAGGTGAATGGCAATTGAATGAGTTGAATCTTGAAAAGGCAATGAGAATATATTATTTTCTCCTGAAGGAAGGAGAGCTTACATTTGAAAATAACAGGGATTTATACATTGATTATTCAGACAGTGAAGTAAGAGGGCTTCTTGATATAATGGCCAGAGAAAGCAATGTAACCATAGAGAAGTACAACCAGGTGGTTTATCTATTACCCGATGAAGAGAATGATGTGATTGGTATAAGAGACATGGATTTACAGAAGGCTATTAGCTATGATGCAAGAAAGATTGACTTTTATTTGTCCCAGTATATAATCATTATAATAATTACCGTATTTTTCAGCGGAAAGGGCAGCTTTGTAAAATCCAGAGATTTTATAAGGGTTTCGGAGCTTGAAGAGGTTGTAACATCAAGGCTCAGGTATGCAAACTCCAAGAAGAATATTGCGAAGGAGCAGGAGGAGGCTTCACTTAATATAACGGCTCTGTACGAGCACTGGGATGCTCTCCAACTTGATGAAGCTGGAAAAAGGAAAACAAAATATGGTTATATAAGAAGTGTGTGCGGATTTTTGGGAAAGCATGGGCTTTTGATATTTGATGCTGTTGAGGATGATATAAGGCCTACAAACAAGTTTACCAACCTTATGACATACAATTTTCTTGATGGCTCAAGGCTGGAAGTAATTAATAGGATTTTAGGAAACGAATAATGTATGGTTTTGCTTTATAATTATGAATAAATAGATTTTAGAAAGGTTTGGAATGTACTGATGGCAAGGATTTCAAAGATAAGATTTATAAATTTCACATATAATGACAACAGGCATATCTATGACCAGACATTTGATTTCTTCAAGGGTGAGGATACTCTATTAAACCTGCAGAACGGAGGCGGCAAAACAGTTCTTGTCCAGATGATGATGCAGCCTATTATTCCAAAGCAAAGGCTTAAGGACAGGCTGTTTAAAAGTTATTTTTCAAACTCAAAGGCACCTGTTTATATAATGATAGAGTGGATAATTGACGACAGCCCTAAGAAAGTGCTTACAGGCATAGGAATAAAAAGGATTCTCGGCAGAGGCACCGACGAAGATGAAGGCGAAAATATAAAAGTTGTTACTTTTATATCTGAGTACGAATCCCATAGCAGCTTTGATATTAAAAATATTGAACTTTTAGAGGAAAACAGAGGGTTTGTCAAGCTACTGGAATTTGATAAGGTTATAAAAAACCTTTCCAATGCAGAAAAGGAAGGCAATGATGTGTGGCTGTTCAGGTGGGATTTGCCTGATGATAAAAAGGAATATGCCAGAAGGCTGTTAAACTATAAAATCAACCAACTGGAATGGAAAAACCTGATGGTTAAAATCAATGAATCTGAAGCAGGGCTGAACTCATTCTTCAATGACTGCAAGACAAACGGGTTGCTTATTAAGAAATGGTTTATTCCGACTATTGAAGAACAGCTTAATAAGAACAGTAATTCTATTGAGAATATCAAAGAACTCATTAAAAATCATGCGGAGCAATTGGTGAAAAATGAGGATATGATAAGGGAAAAGGAAGTGTTTGAGGACTTTAAAGTGAAGGCAAGAAGGCTGATTGAAAGTCTTGACAATTTACGCCAATTAACCCAGAAGTCTGAAAATGTGAATCATGATCTGGGCAATGCCTATTTGTTCACAGAAAGAGAAACCAAAGTTTTGGAACAAAAAAGAAACGAGATTTCTGAAGCCGTCAAAAATACGGATGGTAAGATAATAGAGCTGGAATATGAAAAGCTGTCTTCAGAATATCATGAAACGACGGATTTATTGGATAAGCAAAAGGAAAGAACAGAGGAGCTTGAAAAGGGAATTTCTGTACTTGGCGATGAAAAATCCAGGCTTGAGAAAAGCAAAAATACTTTGGATTGCATAAAGCTTAGTGATGAAATAAAAAACCTCAATACAAAAATATCCAAGTTTCAAACTGAATTGGAAAAAGAAAGCTTGAAGCAGGAAGATGTAAAAAGTATGCTGTGTGATATTGAGTACTCCCTGAAGGAAAAATATAAAGAGAAGGTTTCGTACCTTGAAAAAACCCTTGAGGCTCAAAAATTCAGTATTGCAAATGAAAAATCCAAAATGTCCGAAACAAATGAGGAAATTGTTAGGATAAAAAGGGAAATATCCTCAATAGATGATGCACTAATAAGTATA
Encoded here:
- a CDS encoding LysM peptidoglycan-binding domain-containing protein, encoding MPFKKFLISSVLSIGVLAGSASLAYAQDISYKIQSGDTFFLISQRYGISMESIMKANNATAGTVLYPGKTITIPLNNQTIHTVASGETYWAISKKYGVDFYKLLSANNATEKSMLNIGDKVIIPSTAQTSQTVIHTVQAGDTFYILSQKYNMSITELMKLNGANENTVLYIGQKLQIPQSSTPSPQPTPSPSPTPTKPYITYTSYTIKAGDNFWNVADKFGIPMSEVLTANNMSESTRLNIGDILKIPVHNVPVKSTPGEKYGEYLDWWTEAQYVVPTQGVIEIVDFYTGKSFFAKRTTGSNHADVETLTLSDTQKMKEIWGGSFSWTRRPVIVKINGRKIAASASSMPHAGNDKVAGGVYTTWRSDDYPPGYNLDWVKGNGIDGVFDIHFANSTRHNDGEVDVKHQENIKIAAGLK
- a CDS encoding copper oxidase — protein: MVITPDVPDLPYTLHNGVKYFELVAEPVKSEMLSGLFINAWGYNGSMPGPTIQVYPGDYVNIRVINKLPEPTSIHWHGLDVPNVMDGVPDVEPSPKIDPGKYFDYHFRITNPPGTHMYHTHFYSVKQEMMGLGGAFIILEPNPQNQYVHRDYFIMLQEFHVNGLKMGEVKPGVYDIDPMNNDFNFFTMNGRCFPFTTLLTTKIGENVRVRLGNIGHDAHPIHIHGHQFIVSASDGNSIPIENRIVKNTINVASGETYDVEFYANNPGIWPFHCHIPHHMSNNMQKPMGGMFTAIKYV
- a CDS encoding GNAT family N-acetyltransferase; this encodes MRIRLATMEDLNAITKVEAICFPQAEAATKESFRKRLEIFPNHFWLLEDKGQIVSIVNGMATDLEILQDAMFEDASMHDENGAWQMIFGAETVPNYRRQGCMERLMKHVIEEVRSQGRKGLVLTCKEGLVHYYEKFGFVSEGKSESSHGGATWFNMRLSF
- a CDS encoding tryptophanase yields the protein MAEVKFFYGDKVPLEMHKVRIVQKLNLVPIERRLEAISEAGNNTFLLKNCDIFLDMLTDSGVNAMSDKQLAAMMESDDSYAGSATFTKLEDRIKEIFGMEYFLPAHQGRACENILSKAYVKPGDIIPMNYHFTTTKAHITLNGGSVEEIIIDEGLNTTSTYPFKGNMDIAKLRGLISKYGAEKIAFVRMETGTNLVGGQPHSLENMQEIRKVCDEFGLMLVLDASLLADNLYFIKSREEKCKDMSIRDITRAIADLSDIIYFSARKLGCARGGGICTRNRDIYMKLRELITLYEGFLTYGGMSVREIEAIAVGLDETMDENMISQGPQFIAYMCEKLKESGVPVVTPPGGLGCHLNASEFVDHIPQSQYPAGALASALYIVSGIRGMERGTISEQRDENGNEHFANMELLRLAMPRRVFTLSQVNYAVDRIKWLYENRKLIGGISFVEEPKVLRFFFGKLTAVSDWQAKLVAKFRDDFGDSL
- a CDS encoding DUF554 domain-containing protein, with protein sequence MPVQGSVVNAVVIIGGALLGMLIKGKLSERFKSIIMQALGLSVIIIGLSGTLSAVFRVASDGKLESKDIMVMIICLVVGSIIGEAIGIEQRLNRFAEFIQKKLPGSGGNFSEGFVTTTLLFCVGAMAIVGSLEEGLNGNTNTIYAKSILDCISAFIFSATMGVGVLFSAIPVLLYQGSITLLAGYLKPLLTPEVINQMSLVGNILILGIGLNILEIRSIKVANMLPAVFLPIAYYLIRMLLHI
- a CDS encoding DUF6063 family protein → MNELNLEKAMRIYYFLLKEGELTFENNRDLYIDYSDSEVRGLLDIMARESNVTIEKYNQVVYLLPDEENDVIGIRDMDLQKAISYDARKIDFYLSQYIIIIIITVFFSGKGSFVKSRDFIRVSELEEVVTSRLRYANSKKNIAKEQEEASLNITALYEHWDALQLDEAGKRKTKYGYIRSVCGFLGKHGLLIFDAVEDDIRPTNKFTNLMTYNFLDGSRLEVINRILGNE